A genome region from Crossiella equi includes the following:
- a CDS encoding MarR family winged helix-turn-helix transcriptional regulator → MTETQWLDETEQQAWRAFLRAHAELTARLSRQLLESDLSYADFQVLVNLSELDEPRIRVLELAKSLNWEKSRMSHQLGRMEKRGLVTRAGCPEDRRGAFVELTPAGRTAIERAAPGHVAVVRKLMFDALDPEQVRVLGELCQQVLVNIEASGCPKE, encoded by the coding sequence ATGACCGAGACCCAGTGGCTGGACGAGACCGAACAGCAGGCGTGGCGGGCGTTCCTGCGCGCGCACGCCGAGCTGACCGCCCGACTCTCCCGCCAGCTGCTGGAGTCCGACCTGAGCTACGCCGACTTCCAGGTGCTGGTGAACCTGAGCGAGCTCGACGAGCCCAGGATCCGCGTGCTGGAGCTGGCCAAGTCCCTGAACTGGGAGAAGAGCCGCATGTCGCACCAGCTGGGCCGCATGGAGAAGCGCGGCCTGGTCACCCGGGCGGGCTGTCCGGAGGACCGGCGGGGTGCCTTCGTCGAGCTCACCCCGGCCGGTCGGACCGCCATCGAGCGGGCCGCCCCGGGGCACGTCGCGGTGGTGCGGAAGCTGATGTTCGACGCCCTGGACCCCGAGCAGGTGCGGGTGCTGGGCGAGCTGTGCCAGCAGGTGCTGGTCAACATCGAGGCGTCGGGCTGCCCGAAGGAGTGA
- a CDS encoding ATP-binding protein, which translates to MRGLAGQAAHRLFTQRARAAHPTAELDPDLVGQLCQALDGLPLALELAAARLRHLPLAEVLRRLDDRFALLAKGERTAAPRHRGLTEVVAWSWDLLTPAERDLAARFTVFAGSADLAAVTAVCAADLDGLVDKSLVELTGQRYRMPETIRAFCARQAPDLAEAPRRAHAAHFLALARTASPELLRADQLTWLARLDAEHDNLVGALRWATAHDHPTALRLAGALAPYWWLRGRRTEGARLTGPLTRALGTTPPPGLAEEYALCVLTTAFGSPDPTPWHPHLDAVRRDHHARTTAPRQPLLWVLLAMVDGPPADHTATNRYRRLFEADPWSAALARLSEGVLAAFRGADAEPHLTAALAAFRALGERWGMLQALADLAPLADWPRALSLYAEGLRLAEELGATEEAADLVNRRACGHLDRGELDAARVDLARVAELGRRAGAPDWVGIARLGQAELARHTGDLPAARALAEQALAVTWPGVFPTEELRCRAQLTLARLARTEGHPDVADSLLREALAVATARRNHPLVRDLTAELTPSGSPTPRC; encoded by the coding sequence GTGCGCGGTCTGGCCGGGCAGGCCGCGCACCGGCTGTTCACCCAGCGCGCCCGCGCCGCCCACCCCACCGCCGAGCTGGACCCGGACCTCGTCGGCCAGCTGTGCCAGGCCCTGGACGGGCTGCCCCTGGCCCTCGAACTGGCCGCCGCCCGGCTGCGGCACCTGCCCCTGGCCGAGGTCCTCCGCCGCCTCGACGACCGGTTCGCCCTGCTGGCCAAGGGTGAGCGCACCGCCGCGCCCCGGCACCGCGGGCTCACCGAGGTGGTCGCCTGGAGCTGGGACCTGCTCACCCCGGCCGAGCGCGACCTGGCCGCCCGGTTCACCGTGTTCGCGGGCAGTGCCGACCTCGCGGCGGTCACCGCGGTGTGCGCGGCCGACCTGGACGGGCTGGTGGACAAGTCCCTGGTCGAGCTGACCGGGCAGCGCTACCGCATGCCGGAGACCATCCGCGCCTTCTGCGCCCGCCAGGCGCCCGACCTGGCCGAGGCGCCGCGCCGCGCGCACGCCGCGCACTTCCTGGCCCTGGCCCGCACCGCCTCACCCGAGCTGCTGCGCGCCGACCAGCTCACCTGGCTGGCCCGCCTGGACGCCGAGCACGACAACCTGGTCGGCGCCCTGCGCTGGGCCACCGCGCACGACCACCCCACCGCGCTGCGCCTGGCGGGCGCGCTCGCCCCGTACTGGTGGCTGCGCGGCCGCCGCACCGAGGGCGCCCGGCTCACCGGCCCCCTCACCCGGGCCCTCGGCACCACCCCGCCGCCGGGGCTGGCCGAGGAGTACGCGCTGTGTGTGCTCACCACCGCCTTCGGCAGCCCCGACCCCACCCCCTGGCACCCGCACCTGGACGCGGTGCGCCGCGACCACCACGCCCGCACCACCGCACCGCGCCAGCCACTGCTCTGGGTGCTGCTGGCCATGGTGGACGGCCCGCCCGCCGACCACACCGCCACCAACCGGTACCGGCGGCTGTTCGAGGCCGACCCGTGGAGCGCGGCCCTGGCCCGGCTCAGCGAGGGCGTGCTCGCGGCCTTCCGCGGCGCGGACGCCGAACCACACCTCACCGCCGCCCTGGCCGCCTTCCGCGCACTCGGCGAACGCTGGGGCATGCTCCAGGCCCTGGCCGACCTCGCCCCGCTCGCCGACTGGCCGCGCGCCCTGTCCCTCTACGCCGAGGGCCTGCGCCTGGCCGAGGAGCTGGGCGCCACCGAGGAGGCCGCCGACCTGGTCAACCGCCGCGCCTGCGGACACCTGGACCGCGGCGAGCTCGACGCCGCCCGTGTCGACCTGGCCCGCGTCGCCGAGCTTGGCCGGCGCGCCGGGGCCCCGGACTGGGTGGGCATCGCCCGGCTCGGCCAGGCCGAGCTGGCCCGGCACACCGGCGACCTGCCCGCCGCCCGGGCCCTCGCCGAGCAGGCCCTGGCCGTCACCTGGCCGGGTGTTTTCCCGACCGAGGAGCTGCGCTGCCGCGCCCAGCTCACCCTGGCCCGGCTCGCTCGCACCGAAGGTCACCCGGACGTGGCGGACAGCCTACTGCGGGAGGCGCTGGCGGTGGCGACCGCCCGCCGGAACCACCCGCTCGTGCGAGACCTGACCGCCGAACTCACTCCTTCGGGCAGCCCGACGCCTCGATGTTGA
- a CDS encoding winged helix-turn-helix transcriptional regulator, which yields MAEGCADHRTCDTALVRVFQLLGKRWNGLLVGTLAQGPAGYAELRRAVGGISDSMLADRLTELTAHGLVHRDVRDGPPLSVSYRLTARGEALLPALELLAAWANEHLPTGT from the coding sequence ATGGCCGAGGGGTGCGCGGACCACCGCACGTGCGACACCGCACTGGTGCGGGTGTTCCAGCTGCTCGGCAAGCGCTGGAACGGCCTGCTGGTCGGCACCCTGGCCCAGGGCCCGGCCGGGTACGCGGAGCTGCGGCGGGCGGTCGGCGGCATCAGTGACTCGATGCTCGCCGACCGCCTGACCGAGCTCACCGCGCACGGCCTGGTGCACCGCGACGTCCGCGACGGCCCGCCGCTGTCGGTCTCCTACCGCCTCACCGCCCGGGGCGAGGCCCTGCTCCCGGCCCTGGAACTGCTGGCGGCGTGGGCGAACGAACACCTGCCCACGGGGACCTGA
- a CDS encoding phosphoribosyltransferase — protein MNDDRENLTYGLFGQAVRELAQTIADDGYEPDIILSIARGGLFVAGGLGYALNVKNLHVMNVEFYTGVGTTLDMPVVLPPVPNVIDLSGARVLVADDVADTGKTLKLVHDFCADHVADVRCAVIYEKPQSLVKCEYVWRHTDRWINFPWSVEPPVVRRTGEVLDA, from the coding sequence ATGAACGACGACCGCGAGAACCTCACCTACGGCCTGTTCGGGCAGGCGGTGCGTGAGCTGGCGCAGACCATCGCCGACGACGGCTACGAGCCGGACATCATCCTGTCCATCGCCCGGGGCGGGCTGTTCGTGGCGGGCGGCCTGGGGTACGCGCTGAACGTCAAGAACCTGCACGTGATGAACGTGGAGTTCTACACCGGGGTGGGCACCACCCTGGACATGCCGGTCGTGCTGCCGCCGGTGCCGAACGTGATCGACCTGTCCGGGGCGCGGGTGCTGGTGGCCGACGACGTCGCGGACACGGGCAAAACGCTCAAGCTGGTACACGACTTCTGCGCCGACCACGTGGCGGACGTGCGGTGCGCGGTGATCTACGAGAAGCCGCAGTCGCTGGTGAAGTGCGAGTACGTGTGGCGGCACACCGACCGGTGGATCAACTTCCCGTGGTCGGTGGAGCCGCCGGTGGTGCGCCGCACCGGCGAGGTGCTGGACGCCTGA